The sequence below is a genomic window from Lepus europaeus isolate LE1 chromosome 9, mLepTim1.pri, whole genome shotgun sequence.
tgtgtccATGGTACTCACGTCTGCTTGTGTGTGcagcacatgcacatgtgtgtgcataacCAGGAGTCTGGCCTATCTACACATCCATGTTTGTGGTGTGTGCAGCCGTCCTGTGTATGTGAATACATGCATGTGGCATGGGCATAACGTGCTTGTGCGTGGTGTGTGTACGCATGTGTGTGTCACATGCATTCTCTGTGCGTGTGTCACACGGTGAGCACACCTCAGAGCAGCCCGCTACTGTGCCCTTGCTTACAAGTTCCTAATGCCCGGGGAGACACCATCAGCTTGAGGTCAAAGGTGTTAACTGATGCAAATACATATGGATAATTAGCAAAAAGGAATGGCCAGTGGCGCTGACAGGTGCCTGTGTCTGCGCCTGCCAGCAGGGGTCCCAGATACACCCCAGCTTCGGGACACCTGGACGTGGGGCCACCTGGGCACAgggccggccacgggggcctGGGAACAAGGTTGCTCAGGTGTGGAGTCCCCGGATGACCTGGACCTCGGCCACCCAAGTACGCTCGCTCACCTGGTGCAGGTTCGGGGGCGGCCTCCTCGCTGCTGTCATCGCCGGCCTCGTCGGCCAATCCAGAGCCTGGGGAGTCGGCGGTGGCGCAGGCGGAGGCCGGGCTGCTGGGCTGGGAAGCCGAGTCCCCCTCGCTGAGGGAGCCGCAGCGGGCACGCACGGCCCGGTCGCCGTCCCTGTCTCTGCGAGCGCGGCGGTGCACACGGGAGTGCAGCACCATCTGGTGGTAGGTGCGGAAGATCTTGCCGCACTCAAAGCACTCAGAGGACTTGCCCTGGCCAGCGGCGGCCGCGGCCCGGCGGCTGGGACGTACGGTGGGCCGTGGGTCAAGGTGGCCAGGCAACATGGGGTCACCGGGCAGGCTGGCCCTCTTCCTGGGGGGACCCTGGGTAGCCGGCGCATCCTGCTCTCGCTTGCGCTTCTCCTGGCTCACCAAGATGTACTCGCGCCGGTCCTTGTCGAAGGCCACGTCCCCAGCCAGCGCCTCGTCCCAGGCTCCATACTTGAGGTACTCGGCGGGCTCGGCCACCTTGCCCCTGGTGGCCAGCTGCCAGGCCTGGTAACTGTTGACGGGGTCCAACTCGGCCACCCGCCGTCCAGCCGGCCCGCCGGGGAGCTTGTCGCTGGCCGCCGAGGGTCTCAGACTCAGGCACTGTAGGAAAAACTGCTTGGTGTCCGTGGGGCCCTCAGAGGCCCCGTCCTCGGCCGGCGCCCGCGTCCGGCTGGCTTCGACCCGGCGGTGGATGGCGTTGTGGGCGTTCAAGCTGTCCAGGTTTGTAAACAGGTTTCCGCACTTGGCGCACACCTCGTAGAGGGACAGGCCGGCGACAACGACCTCCTCCTGCACCACGTTGTTGATGGTGGCGATGGGGTCCAGCTCGCCGCGGGGCCGGTTCTTGCTCCCAGGTTTGGGCCCGTGTGCCTTCATGTGGTTCTTGAGGAACCACGGCTCCTTGAACCTCCGGCCACAGATGTGGCAGCCGTGGTCGAAGGAGCCGCGGTGCTTCTTCATGTGCGCCTTGAGGAACCAGGTCTGGCTGAAGGCCTGGCCGCACACCTCGCAGGGGAACTCCCCCGGGCCCAGCTCGGGCTTGCCGTTCTCCATGGAGACCCCTGCGCCGTTGGGCACCTGCACGGTGATGTGGTCCCGTTCGACATGGCTGAGCAGCGACTCCTCCCGCAGCGTCACGAAGCTGCACAGCCGGCACTTGAAGGGCTTGTGGGCCTGGTGCACGTGCAGCTCCAGGTCCTTCTTCCGCTCGAACTGGGTCCTGCAGAAGGAGCACTGGGCGGCGGGCTGGGCCTCCTCCGGGGCACTCGCGGCGCCCTCGGCCTCCCTGCGGCTGCTGCGCAGCAGGATCCTGCCGCTGTCCCCGGGCGCGGCCCCATTCAGCACCCCGTTGCAGGCCGACGTGCTCTTGGTGGGGCTGGCGCACCCGTCCAGGCCCTCGGCCGCACGCGGCTCGCCAGGCGGGGCCTCCCCGGCCTCGGGTTCGTGGCCCTGGATCAGGGTCCCCGGGCGGTGGCCGCGGATGTGGATCTTCAGGCTGCCCTTCTGCGAGGCCCTGTGCTCACAGTAGGGGCACTTGTAGGGCTTCTCCCCGGTGTGCTTGCGCATGTGCTGCGACAGCGAGCTCTGGAAGGCGAAGCTCTTGccacagaggcagcagctgtGGCACGCGGCCTTGTCCCCGTCCCCCTCGCGGCTCCGGCTAGCCCTGGGGGGGCTGGGGCCGCCCCTCGGCTCCGTCTCGGCCTCTCTATTTCGATCCATGAGGACGAGGGTGTAGGTGCAGCACGGGGTTCCGGCAGAGCCTGCGGTGACGGCGTCTTATCTCTCCATCCTCAGAGTGGCGTCTGGACTCCCGGGATGAGGCGGGAACCCGCGACGGGAAGGTACATATTCCACGCGGGGCACACGGCACGCGGCAGCCAGCACCTGGAACGGAGAGGGGAGATGTCACTCACAAGGCTCCCCACGCGGCAGGCAGGCTGCACCAGGCAAACATCATCCACCCCACAGCCAGAGAAGTAGTGACTGGGTCATCACCGAACTGTGTGCCAGGTAATTAAAACAAGTGCCTGGAGCTCAACATGGACCAAAacgatatatttttttttcccacaatagCACATTTTTAAGGAAAGACCGTGGCAACAGTCTGCAGGAGCCGAGAGGCACCAgaagggagctgggaggaggccgAGGCCGCGAGCCGAGGAACGTGCGGCCGTGTTGACACGCCAAGGCGGGCCATCCCCAGAGAGCCCGGGGGATCTAACAAGGAACAAACGAGGTATGAACACGCCCAGGGCTCCGGAagagggctgggcctctgcccagCCTCACTTTCCCACCTGCGTGGCCAGAGGTCAGCCAGCCAACTGGACAAGCTCCCCGGCCTGGCTCACGACGCCCTctccctcctggcccagccttgttcTCTCCCAAACGCTCGGACCAGAGGACTCAGACCCAACTCTGATGTGAAGTCCGCCCCAGACCCCATGGGGCTCCATGTGTTCTGCCCGTCCTCCTTGTCCACGGGCCAGATTCCCATAGTGCCGGCCCAAACCTCAGAGGGGATGTCCCAGCATCGGGGGCACCGGCATCGGTCACACCATATGGTCACTGCCTCTTCAGGCCCATCCGCTGAGCCCCTCCCACCAGGTGCACAGGCAGAGGCCAGCCCTACTAAGGTGGTCTGTGTCAGTgacaggacaggggacagcagggacacacatctgtgagcacagggacaggacaggggacagcagggacacacatctacagtgagcacagggacaggacaggggacagcaggggacaCACATCTAcagtgagcacagggacaggacaggggacagcagggacacacatctgtgagcacagggacaggacaggggacgGCAGGGACACACAtctgtgagcacagggacaggacaggggacagcagggacacacatctgtgagcacagggacaggacaggggacagcagggacacacatctactgtgagcacagggacaggacaggggacgGCAGGGACACACAtctgtgagcacagggacaggacaggggacagcagggacacacatctacagtgagcacagggacaggacaggggacagcagggacacacatctgtgagcacagggacaggacaggggacagcaggggacaCACACCTAcagtgagcacagggacaggacaggggacagcagggacacacatctgtgagcacagggacaggacgGGGACACACAtctgtgagcacagggacaggacaggggacagcagggacacacatctacagtgagcacagggacaggacaggggacagcaggggacaCACATCTAcagtgagcacagggacaggacaggggacagcagggacacacatctgtgagcacagggacaggacgGGGACACACAtctgtgagcacagggacaggacaggggacagcagggacacacacctacagtgagcacagggacaggacaggggacgGCGGGGGACACACACCTActgtgagcacagggacaggacaggggacagcagggacacacatctgtgagcacagggacaggacaggggacagcagggacacacatctgtgagcacagggacaggacaggggacagcagggacacacatctactgtgagcacagggacaggacaggggacagcaggggacaCACACCTAcagtgagcacagggacaggacaggggacgGCAGGGACACACACCTAcagtgagcacagggacaggacaggggacagcagggacacacacctacagtgagcacagggacaggacaggggacagcaggggacaCACACCTActgtgagcacagggacaggacaggggacagcagggacacacacctacagtgagcacagggacaggacaggggacagcagggacacacacctacagtgagcacagggacaggacaggggacagcaggggacaCACACCTActgtgagcacagggacaggacaggggacagcagggacacacatctgtgagcacagggacaggacaggggacagcagggacacacatctgtgagcacagggacaggacaggggacgGCAGGGACACACACCTAcagtgagcacagggacaggacaggggacagcagggacacacacctacagtgagcacagggacaggacaggggacagcaggggacaCACACCTActgtgagcacagggacaggacaggggacagcagggacacacacctacagtgagcacagggacaggacaggggacagcagggacacacacctacagtgagcacagggacaggacaggggacagcagggacacacacctacagtgagcacagggacaggacaggggacagcagggacacacatctgtgagcacagggacaggacgGGGACACACAtctgtgagcacagggacaggacaggggacagcagggacacacatctgtgagcacagggacaggacaggggacagcagggacacacacctacagtgagcacagggacaggacaggggacgGCGGGGGACACACACCTActgtgagcacagggacaggacaggggacagcagggacacacatctgtgagcacagggacaggacaggggacagcagggacacacatctgtgagcacagggacaggacaggggacagcagggacacacatctgtgagcacagggacaggacaggggacagcagggacacacatctactgtgagcacagggacaggacaggggacagcaggggacaCACACCTAcagtgagcacagggacaggacaggggacagcagggacacacacctacagtgagcacagggacaggacaggggacagcaggggacaCACACCTActgtgagcacagggacaggacaggggacagcagggacacacatctgtgagcacagggacaggacaggggacagcagggacacacatctgtgagcacagggacaggacaggggacagcagggacacacatctacagtgagcacagggacaggacaggggacagcagggacacacatctacagtgagcacagggacaggacaggggacagcagggacacacatctactgtgagcacagggacaggacaggggacagcagggacacacatctgtgagcacagggacaggacaggggacagcagggacacacatctgtgagcacagggacaggacaggggacagcagggacacacacctacagtgagcacagggacaggacaggggacagcagggacacacatctgtgagcacagggacaggacaggggacagcaggggacaCACATCTAcagtgagcacagggacaggacaggggacagcagggacacacacctacagtgagcacagggacaggacaggggacagcagggacacacatctgtgagcacagggacaggacaggggacacacatctgtgagcacagggacaggacaggggacagcagggacacacatctgtgagcacagggacaggacaggggacagcagggacacacatctgtgagcacagggacaggacaggggacagcagggacacacacctacagtgagcacagggacaggacaggggacagcagggacacacacctacagtgagcacagggacaggacaggggacagcagggacacacacctacagtgagcacagggacaggacaggggacacacacctactgtgagcacagggacaggacaggggacagcagggacacatATCTActgtgagcacagggacaggacaggggacgGCGGGGGACACACAtctgtgagcacagggacaggacaggggacgGCAGGGACACACAtctgtgagcacagggacaggacaggggacagcagggacacacatctgtgagcacagggacaggacaggggacagcagggacacacatCTGTGAAcacagggacagggcaggggacagcagggacacacatCTACTGTGaacacagggacaggacaggggacagcagggacacacatctattgtgagcacagggacaggacaggggacagcagggacgcACATCTActgtgagcacagggacaggacaggggacgGCAGGGGACACACCCACTGTGAACAGCCACATGTACAGGGGCTGCCTACATCAGGGATCCCCTATGAAGCACAATGAGATGGAGACAGGACCACGTGACTCACATTCTGACTTCAGGGTGAACGGAGCCTGGGCAACTGTGTCAAAGAACAAACCCTCTGTGAGTCAGGCCGGGACATGAGCATGTGCCCACCCCCATGGAAACGTCACCTGCCAGTGTCCCTCTGGGATTTCTAACTCCACAGAGGTGTCCACAGGGACCAGCGCCACCTCGAGACACACATCAAAGGGTCAAAGGGTATGTATGGACCCAGTGCAAGTGGACACCAGTCCCTGATGGCACCACAAGGCCCCTCAACCCACGCATGTTCCTCGGGGCCTCTGAGCAGTGCCCAGGGGTGCTTCCTGAGCGTCCACTGCACACACGTGTGGCCACAGATCACAAGCCAAGAATCGGAGACAGCCAAGAAAcggggcggggctgcagggagtTCGAGTCGGAGGGCAGCACGGCACGCAGTGCCCCCACAGGACCAGTCTCCACGTGTCCAGGGAGGGGGCCGCCAACCACGTGGAGCAACAGCTCCACATCACACAGCACTGGGAGGACCCTCCCAGACGCCCAGGAACAACCGCACCCTGccggccaggcccctccccatccccttgGCAGGCCGTGCGTCCACCCTAGCCAGGTGGACACAGCTCCTAGACACTCCTTCGCGGGCTTCTGCCACCCTTAAGACAAAGCCGGGTCTCCTCACAGCTtggctggctggggcctggccactGCACTGCCCCACCCCACACCAACAGGCTCAGGGACCTGCACACTCCCCTCccggcacactcacacacacgcgtGCCCCATCATGGCAGCCGTGAGGCTGACCCGCCTCATCCCGGGGAACGCCTTTCTGAGCCCCTTTTCAGTCCCCTGGGTTGGACAGACAGACTAACGGATGGGTGGACAGAGGCCAGCGTGTGGCTGAGGCCAGACAGACCACCAGGATCAAAGCCCAGTTGTGGCACTAACTCGGGTCAGCCCTGTGACCCTGAGACGCGCCTTCCTGGTGTCTCGTTCCTCAATCCCTATCTTCATATTTAAGACATAAATGGCCCGGACACGCGGTACTTCTGTGTGGCTTAAACACTCACACGCCATACATGGGCAACACAGCTGAGTGACGATCAGTACCTGTCAAATGAAGGAatgaagggggctggcgctgcggcatagcgggtaaagctgccacctacagtgccggcatcccatatggacgctggttcaagtcccagctactccactacaCCAGGGCTTTAAGGACACAACGGGTGATTTGATAAAAGTTctcgggggctggcactatgacgtagcaggttaggccatggcctgcagtgccggcatcccatgtgggtgccggcttgagtcccagctgctccacttctgacccagctccctgctaatgtgcctgggaaagcagcggaagatggcccacgtgctcccacgtgggagacccggaagaagctcctgacttcagccaggcccagcctcagccgttgtagccatttggggagtgaacccagtggaaggaagactctctctctctctctctctctctctaactatccctttcaaataaataaatgaaacgttttttaaaaataaataaataaaaagttctcTCGCCAACAGCTATAACCATCTGCAGCAGCCACCGCCAAACCATCCCAGCTCACAAGCCCTTCACCAAGAGCCAGTGCTGCTACAGCCCTGACGCCGGGTGGGTCCTAGAGCCGGCTGCTTCTGCTGAGACGGGGCCCAGGCCACAGGGACAGACTGGCGCCGCCACCACCGTGGCGTGCATATCGCTCTGTCGCCATGAATTCGGCAGGTTCTTCACCAAGTCAGCTTAAAAGGAAGGAACCGACCCACCGGCCCTCGCTGATGGAACACAGTGGAAGGCAGGGCAGCGCGCCCCTCCCCGGCCTCGCGACCCTGGCTCTGTCGGTCACCTCCAGTCCGTGAAGGGAAGCGGAAGACAGAAAAACCCTGTAATCACACGCACAGCCCAACTGGAAGGCAGCTCCGACTCTCCACGGCGCAGGGACGGACCCCAGGGAAAGCAGGCCCGGCAGAATGAGGCGGCCAGGGGTCCACAGGGCCTTCCCGGCTCTGCTGTCCTGCCACGCCTGGCCAGCGGCACGGGGCGCCCACACCTGCGATGGCcgcccccacagccccacagccccacagccccagggcgCGCTCCACCAGAATCTCACCCCGGAGGAGGAAGCGGCGCCAGTCTCCACACCCCACGGACACTCGCTCAGGGCAGACGACGGGACAACGAGGCACTGGGAACGGACGGCCACGTCCTGCTCCGAGGCGGCGGCCAGCGTCTGTCAGGCTACCGCTCCCCGATGAGGGCCACGAGCGAACCCTGTCACGACGCTGGACGCCGACACCCACACCCTTGTGAGAACCCGGGCGGCCACACTGTCATTAGAAAGCTCCGGAGAGATCCATGGGGCCGCCGCCGGCCGAGCAGCCTCGGGGCTCCCCGTCCGCAACCACTGAACCCAAAGGCTCACCCCGGCAAGCCTccgaggagaggcagggagagtgggCCGCCCCGCGTGGGCGCCGGCCCCGTGGGCGCCACTGCACACTGCGCCTGCTGTTCTCGGGGCACAATGTAGCCGGCCTCACTAGCTACCCTGTAGTACGCGGGCCACGAATTAAATACATCATTAACATCCTTGACCAGCTTATCTGAGCCCTGAGACAAAAGGGCTATTCTTGGGACAAGCAGGGAAATTCCAGGACGACAATGAAGAGTTCCTCTCCCTGCAAACCACTCTGCACGGGAGCAACAATCGCAGGCTCAGAGTGGCCAGGCCGGGGCCCGGACAGCCCATGAAGCGAAGCATTCACCCCGGGAGGGCGGGCGAGCGCTGGACGCCAGGCCTCACGGCTGCTGCTGGCCTCAGACCAATCAATAATCCATTATGAACGAGCTGCATTTCCAGCCgaggaagaagaaatgaataaaaggcCACCAGAAGGagcagccccgccccacccccacgcaGGGGACCAGGACACAAGCCCACTATTGCAGGGCGTGCCCGGCGGCGGCTCCAGGGCCCGCGGCGGGCCAGCTCCAATGAGCCTACAGGCACCCCCCAACACTCATCCTGGACGTGGGTCTCAACTAGCCTTTGTCCAGaggcgaggcggcggcggccaAGATGCCAAAGCTCCCTGTCCTGCAGAGGCTTCCTTTAGGCCCTGAGCACTGCCCACCCCCGCGGGTGACTCCAGGCGGGCGCCCACACGCGGGTCCCTGGCTTAAGCCCCCGCCCCCTCTCTAGACATGAACTCTGTGATGACGGAAGCAAGGCTGGCTTCAGCCCCGCCGCCCAGGCCGCAGCCGCTGTTCATTGTCCCCCGGAACGCACGCTGGCCTGCACGGGACTCCACGCAGGCTACCTTTAGTTTAGCTCTGAGCCTGGTGTCAGATCTGACCTCATGGAGGCTGGTGTCAGATCTGACCTCATGGCAGGGGCGGGGCATCTGGAAATACAAAACTTGGCTCTTGCTGACATTCAGGAAAGTTTGCAcagaggagggaggatgggggacGGCCCCCTCCCCGGTCACATACAGGACGTCAGGAAGTCCAAAGCGGCCCAGGAGACAAGAACACAGCAGCGTCCCTGTGCAAATGCAGGCGCTGGAGTCCCCACCTCCCCGAGAAGCCGCCCCCGGCCTCTGGCCATCTTCTTGCCACAGTGTGTTCCTGGGACTTCTCCATATGACTGATTCTTTCCCCGAGGGTTCCCTCGAGCCATGACGCTATTGGCCACTAAAAAAGTAAACTTGacaaaaatgttaggaaaaaagGTAAATGAACCCGGCTGGGGCTTGGCGGTAACAGGTGTTGCGCCTGACCCTGGCACGGGGGTCTCGGCCTGCAGAGTCCCGCTCTGGTCAGCACTCCCATCAGGAGCCCTCCCCAGGGGCTCGAGCACCACAAGCCCCCAGCCCGGAGGCTGGGCTGCTCCCTGTGTGCTGTAGACACCCAGCCACAGGAGCACCAGGCCCACACCACGGCCGGACACATAAAAGCTGCAAGGCAGGCAGAGACCCTGAGCCCGGGGGGAACCCCGGAGAGCGCGAAGCCTGCAGAATGTCTATTTTTAGGGCCTTGGAGAAACTGTAGGGAAAGCCCAAGTTATAGGCAGCCTGGAGGTCTTCTCCAAGCCGAACCTAGAAACCATCGGCAATTCAGCATCCAACAGAACATTTTCGAGATTCTTTTAGAAACGATCGGCAACGCCCATCTTCCCACTTGGAACACTGCCTGCTCGCTACTGGACACCCTCTTCTGGAACAGTTTACTGGAATCAGCTCCCACAAAGAAGCTGTGTCTGTTACACTGGGTGAGCCACTAGCAAAGAACCGTACCTGCCGTCCCGGGGACACGGCCCTGTGTCTGACCCCTTCCCGGAAACCAGCATTTCTCTCCCGAGGGTGAGAAAACAGGCTGCAGTGATGCCCACCCAGCGTCCTCTtccctctgctttgtgtttcaaaGAGCCTGCAAGTCTGCGCTGTCTGAAAGAACTGTGCCCTCCAGTGCACAGGGAGGTGACTCCGTGCAGCAAGCCGCACGCCTTCCGGTAAGCGTCACCTCCTGGCTGGCCTGGTGAGCACCGAAGTCGGTCCCAAAAACCCCCTCGCTCAGAGCTCACGGGGAGGGAGCCACTTCAGCCACTGATGCTACTGACTTGTAAGTAATCGCGTACACGTTTCCTGATGGGCGGGACAGCTGGGAGGCACATCACCCAGAGGATGAAGATTCTGTCTGTCGTTTTGCACACGCACCACCCGGTCCTTTCAGAGGCTCCGCAGCTCGAAAGGACAGCTCTCCCCCGAGCTCCCGGTGCGCAGGCCCCAGCTCCATGACTGCCCAGCAAAGCCACCGCACCATGACCTAGTTTATCTCCGAGCCGCGCTGCACTCAGAAAGCAGCTGTGTGCCTCCGCCCCGTAGGCGGCCGATCGGGGACTGTGTAGAGAGCGATTTGCGACAGGGACACGACGTCACGGTTCCAAGGCTGCGTCCTGCACCGTCTCACACTGCATTTGCAAACACCCTTGATGGCATGGCATCCCACTCCCAGGGTCTAAAGGTAaaagccagccctgcccccaacAACACACACAGACAGTCCTTGCAAGGACAAAGGACCCACGAGCAAAACCCCATTCAGCTCCCAGTGACAACGGCAGCGTGGCTCCGCTGCACAGTTAAAACCTGGCACCTGCGGTCGGGGCAAATGGCCTGGCAGTGGTCGGGGGCTATTCTGCCAAGCCATGGCGTCCTCTCCCTACTGCTCTTGGTAGAAGtgaaggcaaaacaaaaaaaggagccACACCAGTCGCTTGCCATGGCTTTTGGAGACCACGAAGACCACGCACACGGGCCTCAGGGTTGTCACGGCACTGAGGTCACGACAGGCACAGTCCCACGTCATAACTCATCATCCACCACCCTGGCCTCGCTCCACTCTGCCACAAGTCGCACCAGAAACACACACAACTCGAGTCTTCCCCCGGCCTCATCCGCTGCGACactgggagcagggagcaggcactGCCAGGGGCCacgccagcacgctgcagccctCGAGGCTCGGCCTCTGCTCATGCCCACCTGGCCCAGGCACGGCCAGGGGCAGAAGGGACGCGAGAGGCCTGGAGGCCGAGCCTGTATCTGCCGGAGCTACTGCGCCTGCTTGTAGAAAGTGACGTGCACTTGAAGCAAACACCTGCTGTTGAGGGACGGCTACTCGCCAGCCGACCTCCTGTGTGTACACGGGGCACGCGTGACACAGCCCGAGTCCGTGACTCCGTGTCAGGACCCACGCCACGCACAGGTGCACGGTCCTCTGCACGAGGGAACAGGACGACAACTGAGAAATAAGCCAGCTGCAGGCCCAGACAGAAAAGCAgccacattttcttatttgttgtcACTCGTTTGGTACATAGTCACCAAATCTGGCCTCACCAAACCACAGCGCGGAAAGGACAATGTACCCCAACTTCACACAGAAGGGGGGGCAGTGAAGACTCTCAGGCACTGCTACTGCTTTGTTTTAATTTGGGTATTGGTTATGAGGGTGACCAGATGACCAAATGTCACTGATCACTACACACTAGTGCATTTCTTGGTGTGTACActgcattttaataaaatgtttaaaaagaaaagaaagaaatggctcCTCCTACCTGTTGCAGCCCCGCCCTCACGGCTGGACAGACGgctcactcccccccaccccgccagggcTGGAGCTCATGGACCACAGGTCCAGAACGTCTCCCCGCCAAGGCCACACCAGTCCCAGCACCATGAGAGCCAACAACTCACTCCTTCCCGAGAGCTAAGGCTGTCACCGCAGCTGCCCAGGgaatgcccctcccctccaggagggAGCCCACTGCTGTGCACCTCACCCTGCTGCCCACCCTTCTGTCATGGAGCTACGAATGGTCAGTCCTACTGTATTCAGGACCTTGCTGTAAGCAAAGGCTGTGGGCGAGAGGAACAAGCACGCTCAAGCCAGGCTCCACCGAAGGCCCGGAGCCTCCCCTCTTTTTATCCATCAACGCCTCAGCCTGGCCACCCACCCAATGCAGCCAGGTGCCTGATGCCCAGTGCGGACATGGAGCTGGGGTAAAGGCAGCGCAGGGACGAGCCCCCAGCTCCACCTGGAGGGAGTCCGCCCAGCAGTCTGGACTCTGAGGGCGCACTCAAGGCCGCTTCGGCCAGCTTGCACGTTCTCCTGGTAATGAgcgcctggcacacacacactgggacgCAGTCAAACCCCAGCCCTCAGACACACGATGGGGTTCCAGGGTATCACACTAAACTCACTGGCCGTAATCCTGAACACAGACACTGTCGCTTTCTCAACCCGGCCCTGGAAATCCTACCTCCATCGACGCATACGGATGCACACTGCAATGCTGTTTGATTTCTTGTTTTATGTTTATTCTTAGTTCTCTTCGGTCTTCCACAATCACTTTGTTGTGCAATACATGTGGCAGCTCCAGAGTGCCGTGGATCCGGTAACTCACACAGGTGCCGTCCTGTGTGAGCGGTGAGACACAGGGAGACCAGCACCGGCTCTGGGT
It includes:
- the ZNF516 gene encoding zinc finger protein 516 isoform X2, whose protein sequence is MDRNREAETEPRGGPSPPRASRSREGDGDKAACHSCCLCGKSFAFQSSLSQHMRKHTGEKPYKCPYCEHRASQKGSLKIHIRGHRPGTLIQGHEPEAGEAPPGEPRAAEGLDGCASPTKSTSACNGVLNGAAPGDSGRILLRSSRREAEGAASAPEEAQPAAQCSFCRTQFERKKDLELHVHQAHKPFKCRLCSFVTLREESLLSHVERDHITVQVPNGAGVSMENGKPELGPGEFPCEVCGQAFSQTWFLKAHMKKHRGSFDHGCHICGRRFKEPWFLKNHMKAHGPKPGSKNRPRGELDPIATINNVVQEEVVVAGLSLYEVCAKCGNLFTNLDSLNAHNAIHRRVEASRTRAPAEDGASEGPTDTKQFFLQCLSLRPSAASDKLPGGPAGRRVAELDPVNSYQAWQLATRGKVAEPAEYLKYGAWDEALAGDVAFDKDRREYILVSQEKRKREQDAPATQGPPRKRASLPGDPMLPGHLDPRPTVRPSRRAAAAAGQGKSSECFECGKIFRTYHQMVLHSRVHRRARRDRDGDRAVRARCGSLSEGDSASQPSSPASACATADSPGSGLADEAGDDSSEEAAPEPAPGGQPRGCCFPGEMASSVLSNGDQARALRTSPSERDAAVPMAGIVLEDCGRETCTRPEPCRASASWKTPALHPSAPDGVDTPPSVAGADPQLAPEGQAGHPREKPSAGHRREHPAGGRRAPAPDLTPLDLSARSSRADPSSKDAASSLQAALVVHPCPYCDHKTYYPEVLWVHKRIWHRVSCNSMAPQWTQPDGQRSLRSSLVFLSRSGRTGPPPALGGKECQPLLLARFTRTQVPGRAPGPRGGSSAPLAASTRAPGPPKGKESQSSSPCALWTSGADGSRQTKPGPGQEPLLKPKLEAGSRPAPAPGSGGSLSRSATPTPTVITRVGAQPAASSKPLEKYGAPPSKHITPEPLKAKCSPQPQGQPPANADGGPPLPPCEPPLKAAQELRTLASCAAGSRGDAAGAPPVLHSIKQEPAAEGHEKRLDILSVFKTYIPKDLATLYQGWGGSPGPEHRGTLRPQARPGDFVCVECGKSFHQPSHLRAHMRAHTGERPL